DNA from Amblyraja radiata isolate CabotCenter1 unplaced genomic scaffold, sAmbRad1.1.pri scaffold_1015_ctg1, whole genome shotgun sequence:
gctcgATCTTTAAACTGAATGATTGGCTGCCCTTGGTTGACCTAAGGacctgggtttttttttttttgcattagtaTTGTGGTTATAGATTTATTGATTTATAATATATTATTGTCTGTACAGTATTGTGCTTACAGGCTTGTTatgccgctgcaagtaagaatttaaatgtcccgttgttggtacatatgacatttGAACACTCTTGTCTCTCTTGAAGTGCCAATGGTAGAAatatctaatgtgtaggaaggaactgcagatgctagtttacaccgaagatagacacaaagtgctggagtaactcagcgggacaggcagcatctctggagagaaggaacgggtgacttttctTGCCGAACCCTTTCTTCAGCCTtactttccgtctgaagaagggtctcgacctgaaaggtcacctattccccctctccagagatgctgcctgacccgctgttactccaatattttgtgactCTCTTCGAAATTCCTTCCTATTTCATCGCGTTCTTGCTCTCCCAATCCTGAAGCTGTCCACAGCCGGATTTcataattaaactaatctcctctgcctgaatgtgatccatatcctcccctctccctgcgtttcaatgtacctgtctaaaagcctcttaaatgccactatcgtatctgcctccaccaccaccacatctggcagtgcgttccaggcccccaccgccctctgtgtaaaggaaggaatgggtgacgtttcaggtcgagacccttattcaggctAGACTAGTTAGTTGGGCCACTTGGGAGGGCCAAGCACCATGGAGTGTGAGGGTCGGAGAGAGTTGccgatctttgggatgtggccgcACTAACTCATCTTGTCTCCCCACAGTCACCGCCGGTCAAGGAAGAGGTAGACTCTCCCCGCGGGTCCCCTCTGTCGATCGATGGCGGGCACCATTTGGAAAGGCAGCAGGTGAGTACTGGGCCTTACGATGAGTGACGCCCTCGAATGTTTACCACGCTCTCAAGAGCGCTCTTTCCGAGGTTTAACGTGCAAAATCATTATCCCTCTCCACTGTTAGGCCAAtgggttggtttagtttagtttagttcagagataaggcccttcggcccaccgagtccgcgccgaccagcgatccccgcacattaacactatcctacacacactagggacaatttcaccgcagccaactaacctacaaacctgtacgtacgtctttggagtgtgggaggaaactgaagatgtccGAAGGAaactggggagaacatgcaaactccgtaaagacagcacccgtagacaggatcgaacccgggcctctggcgcggtaaggcagcaactctaccgtgtcaCTCTCAAGGCTACTCTCTGCCTCCGTAGCCTCACggagagatacagagacaataagaggcccttcagcccatcgagtccacaccaaccgacCATTTACACCCATCTTATATTAATCCCAATCCCTGCGTTCTCATCAACCCTGTCGTGATTCCACCGCTCCCCAACACacatttacagaggcccaatAAACTACCCGCATTTAGGACTTTGGGATACAGGGGGAGggggaccggagcacccggagaaagcccacgtggacacgaggagaacctgcaaactctgtacagacagcacccgcagttataatcgaacccgggtctctggcgctgtaatgcggcaactctcccgctgtgccacttGTTGGGTACAGAAGTGACTCCTGCATCTTCCAAGGaacagtaaacatagaaacatagaaacatagaaattaggtgcaggagtaggccattcggcccttcgagcctgcaccgccattcaatatgatcatggctgatcatccaactcagtatcccgtacctgccttctctccataccctctgatccccttagccacaagggccacatctaactccctcttaaatatagccaatgaactggcctcgactaccctctgtggcagggagttccagagattcaccactctctgtgtgaaaaaagttcttctcatctcggttttaaaggatttcccccttatccttaagctgtgaccccttgtcctggacttccccaacatcgggagcaatcttcctgcatctagcctgtccaaccccttaagaattttgtaagtttctataagatcccctctcaatctcctaaattctagagagtataaaccaagtctatccagtctttcttcataagacagtcctgacatcccaggaatcagtctggtgaaccttctctgcactccctctatggcaataatgtccttcctcagatttggagaccaaaactgtacgcaatactcaaggtgtggtctcaccaagaccctgtacaactgcagtacaacctccctgctcctatactcaaatccttttgctatgaaagctaacataccattcgctttcttcactgcctgctgcacctgcatgcccactttcaatgactggtgtaccatgacacccaggtctcgctgcatctccccttttcctagtcggccaccatttagataatagtctgctttcctgtttttgtcaccaaaatggataacctcacatttattcctaTGTAACCACAACTATCCCTATGTCTATGTGTCCACAGACCTTTCAGCAAGTAAGAATTAACAGAGAGAGTCGGCGAAATGGTGAGTCTTTAACACGGCAACAATGTTAGAAGAAATGCTGAGGATGTAgacgaaatgctggagttactcagcgggtcaggcagcatctctgtagaattcAGAATCTGAATCCAGGCAGCGACTGCCGCTACCACCACCGCCGGCCATTACCATCGACCGCcgatcctcacctctccccccggcCAACCGCAGTCCGGGGCCATCAACACACCCTGATTCCAGGCCCAGTCccagaccgagagtctgaagaagggtctcgatccaaaacgtcacctgtccatgtctccagagatgctgcctgacccgctgagtgattccagcactttgtgtattaaacagcaactgtagttgtttgttTAAGCTACTTACACAATCTACTTCTTATCGAgttcacacacaagattagatgttGTCCAGCCagagcatacaatggtgtctgtcttgtgcttcttgtgcatggtagtggaaggattggtggaaacagggccgtgatgtGTACGCTCTTCCCTTGACCCCACTTACACAATGATAATACCTCACtctgttatagcggacaatcagcaataacagaCAACACTATGGCCCGTTATAACGAGATACTCACCCATTGGACATGTAAGCACCCATACACCAAAATCTCCATCGTCGATATATAAATACAGTAGCAGAGGGAcattggggagaggggtgggaagagTCCAAGGGTCGGGATCATGTCCTGACCCCCTGTGCTGCCTCGTCTCACTGACACCATCTCATGTTGTGTTCTGTCCATCCCACAGCCCGAGCAAAGAGGTGCAAGCGGCCCAGACCTTCAGATGAGGAGCAGGTACGTGTGACTGACCGGCTAGAGAGGGAACGGTGGCCAAATAACTCCTTGTAGACCTGGCCGGGAAACATAAAGGCCCAACTTTAACCCCGGGGCCTCTTGAAGAAAGGGAgggcagaggaggggaggggttcATATTAATGCAgaaccatttagtttagtttaataatgTTGTGTTAGTTGTTTAGTTAGTcttgttcagtttaatttagtttagttgttaagtttaatttaatttaatttattaatttaatttattaatttaatttaatttaatttaatttattcatttaatttaattttgagtctgcctcgtgtatgaaatgtgctatataaataaagttgccttgccttgccttgccttgccttgccttaattTAATTTAAGTTAATTTAAATCCATGTTgagttatgctttatctgatgggatcaaTTGCAAGCTTGATCTTTAAcacctcaacattttgtaacattaccccccccccccactcggttATAGGGGATAATCCACAGTAACGGAACCAGCCCCCTCCGTGCCCATGGTCCATTGTGGCCAGGGGTTTGCTGCAGTTAAATTGAGTTTATTCTCGTcatgtgtaccggggtacagtgaaaagcatttttgttgcgtgctatccagtcagcggaaagactatgcatgatcacAACTAAGCAGGCAGGCTCACTTATCCATGTATATGGTTGGGAGAGGACGTACGAGCGAGTCCGAAGATTTTTGCCACTCACTCCCTTCTGTTGTACAGGTCGCCGGCCCCTTTCCCAAGGATCCCAGATTCCCGGATGCGGAGGAAGACGGCTACCCTGGGAACCAGCATGCGGAGAACTCCTGGCCGAGCGTGGAGAGGAGCAACGTGCAGGCCTTCCCGGGGCTGAGAGGTAGGGGGCAGCAGAGGGCTCTGCTGGTTCATGCTGGCTACAGGGTGGCACGGATTGGGAtggtcctgggcctggccaagttggccatccgcgagtcacagcgCCATGCGGGAGAGCGCtccgcccgagccggctgcctgcccctcttccggtgTTACACCCACGCCCGGGTGGTCCTAGAGAAGGACTATGCGCTGTCCACAAGCACCGCAGAGGGTTGAATGTATCAATAAAGATTGTAACAtagttacatcagtctgaagaagggtttcggcccgaaacgttgcctatttccttcgctccatagatgctgctgcacccgctgagtttccccagcttttttgtgtgcctaggattgtaacatagttgtacagTGGTGtagttagtatatttgtttgtcttgtattatggtggtgggttctgttttgttttattatattgtaaatattatttttaattattgaatacattttttgataatataaaaaattaaaaaacagggggcacggtggcgcagcggtagagtaaatTATTAcaataatatatacaatacacaACAAACGCACCCCCataatataatagacaatagacaataggtgcaggagtaggccattcggtccttcgagccagcaccaccattcaatgtgatcatggctgatcatccccaatcagtaccccgttcctgccttctccccatatcccctgactccgctatctttaagagccctatctagctccctcttgaaagtatccagagaaccggcctccaccgccctctgaggcagagaattccacactcacaactctctgtgagaagaaatgtttcctcgtctccgttctaaatggcttacccctttttcttaaactgtggcccctggttctggacttgggaacatgtttcctgcctctagtgtgtccaagcccttaataatcttatatgtttcaataagatatcctctcatccttctaaactacagagtatacaagcccagccgctccattctctcagcatatgacagtcccaccatcccgggaattaaccttgtaaacctacgctgcactccctcaatagcaagagtgtccttcctcaaattaggggaccaaaactgcacacaatactctcaaTTATCTAAACAAATATTCCTAAATGTACACTGttaaacaactatgttacaatcctagtcaaggatgcattccacccaCCGCGGTGCCCAGCAGTCCCAGGTtgccccgtggacagggcgtagtccctctctaacaccacccgggggtGGAAGTaatcccggaaaaggggcaggcagctggctcggggcaGAGCCGTCTTCCGCCTGGGGctgtgactcgtggatggccagcttggccaggcccaggagcagcaaCCCAACCACGACATCTTCAGCccgaccctctcccctacgcacagggtgtccaaagatgaggatggtgggtgagaagtgcAGCTGGAAGGcacggagcagcccctttaggtattggaatgggctgcagcctcacgcactccatatacacgtggtacatAGACTcgtccagcccgcaacagtggcaggcagctggtgagtctgtgaaccgcgagagaaacaggttgcagggaacacctcggtgcaataccctccaccccagctccccgatgtagagggggagaatccctgcgtagagggacccccactggaggGCCACTCACAGCCATTAGGCAACACTGACCCCACTTTGTGTCGGGGTGGTGGACCAGGGCGGGGAAGTGCCAGTGTTGCAGTGACCAGCTCCTGCCTTCGTTCTTTGTCACAGGGTCCAGTTCCCATCTGGCGCCAGGCCTGACGAGCCGGGACAGTGAGGGTGATGTGGACACCGATGGCGATGAGCTGCCACTCTCGTCCAAACTGAAGTATCCTTTGTTccatttcttcccccccctcccccccccccaggacggcacagtggcgcagcggtagaggtgctgcctcacagcgccagggacccaggttcaatcctgaccacgggtgctgtctgtacggggtttggggggaggatgaggtgagggtgtagagagagggggaagggagggtgtggggagtggggaggttaTGGAGAGAGGTGAGaatggtgtggggagaggggagggggttagtTTAGGTTATTGCCACGCATACCGAGGTgcggagaaaagcttttgttttgtgttatccagtctgcagaaagacagCAGAACGTGAgtgtagagaggggagaggggaggggggaggggagagggtggagatagGGAGGGTgtgtggagtggaggggaggggtgggggggaaggggttcgggagggggatggggaggggagggggagtggaaaggggagggggtaggggagagtggggaggggaggggtaaggagggtggggagggaaggggttggggagggtgtggaagggaagggagggggagtggagaggggagggggtaggggtggggaagaggggagggggatggtgggggagaggggagggtggggaagggaggggagggggagtggagaggggagggaggggaaggggagcgtggggaggggaggggggaggggtgtggggagaggggagggggatggtggaggagaggggagggtggggaagggaggggagggggagtggagaggggagggaggggaaggggagcgtggggagggggggagggggtgtggggagagtggagggtaCACACGAAGAGGGGCTGGGCAAATACTTCAGCCCACTGCCCTTTCTCCCGTGACCTTCTAAGGGAGGTGTGCTCCAGCTGTGCTCCAGCTGTGCCCTTGACCTAAACAACTGTGCAGATGCCCAGCAGCGGGGCGTGTGGAAGGCCAAGCACACACACTGATGGAGGCCCAGGATAAGGACAGCCCAACACTAAGGCAAGTCCCTCTGTAGCTGCCTGAAGACCCAGCCACTGAGGTGGTGATGAGTcgatagagtcaagagtgttttatttattgtcatgtgtcccagatagaacaagatACTCTTActcacagcagcacaacaggagatgtggacatagtacactgtaaacaatatcataAACGAGAaataaaaaagttcagtgtgtgtctatatgcacatactcacaaatacacacatatatagaccagcgtgagttttctccgagatcttcaggattcctcctacactccaaagacgtacaggtatgtaggttaattggcttggtaaatgtccctaaaaattgtccctagtgggtgtaggatagtgttaatttgcggggatcgctggtcagcggggacccagtgggctgaagggcctgtttccgcactgtatctctatactaaatcacacacacacatatatatatatatatatatacacacaagcgcacacacgtacacatagataaacaaacaaacaataatggtgtGGGAACTCTAACCCATAAACTGATGGCCcaggtgcagggaggaactgcagatgctggttaacaccgaagatagataaaaagagctggagtaactcagcggaaatgCTCCCAACAAGGCAGGAGCAAAGGtaaggaaaatgggaaaatgggtCTACCTAAACaaaataagttacaggagcagagttACGCCAATGGCAGAAGAGGTTTTGGACAGTTTTTGTGGTGTACATATTTTTTATtccgttttttttgggggggggaaatCAAATAATAATCTAGTCTggggaagagtctcgacccattccttctctacggagatgtccagctgagttactccagcattttgtgtctatctttggtttaaactatcatctgcagttccttcctgcacaaacaaaaatcttggccagcatggataagatgggatgaagggcctgtttccatgccgtgtaGCTCTGACTTCTGCAAACCCACTCTCAGCAGGACAGCAAGCTCGGATGAGGATGAAGGGGTCACATCGGAATTCTTAAAGGCGAGAATCAGTGAGCTGACACACAGATTGTTGAGGAGGGAGAACTACAGGTGCCATGTGTGTATggtaagaacaaaggaggacatggccggggggagggggtggggtgggggggagggggggactgtTGGAAGGGGcatgggggagaacaaaggggaactCGGAGTAGGGGGGCCGCcgtgaggggtggtgggggggaacaaAGGGGGGCCCAGcacggggtactttgtaactgtcagtgccctttaggtgctgactatttgcatacctttggtgagcaagcaaataatttcactgcgatTTGTCAcatgcattcaattcaattcaattcaattcaaatgtcAGCACCTGACACCAGTTGTAACCTAACTAAATCCATCCACAGTCATcgtagttagtttattgtcacgtgtaccgagctgcagtgaaacacttttgttgcgcgctaaccagtcagcggaaagacgatacatgataatAATTgagccgtccgcagtgtacaaatacaggataaagggaataacatgaataatgtttagtgcaagataaagcaaggaaagtccgatcaaagatagcccgagagtttccaaagaggtggatagtagtttaggattgctctctagttgatggtaggatggttcagatgcaaaataaaggatttcactgtgacttgttagATGTGACGATAaattcttcattcattcattcaagaagcCAAACCACCAGTGTCAAAtactcctgtttaagaaggaactgcagatgctggaaaatcgaaggtagacaaaaatgctggagaaactcaacgggtgcagcagcgtctgtggagcgaaggaaataggcaacgtttcgggacgaaacgttgcctatttccttcgctccatagatgctgctgcacccgctgagtttctccagcacttttgtccacattGTGAGGAGTTAAAATGCTCTGatgcgggacccttcttcagactgatgtgagaatggggggggaggggagggggtgggggcaggtagaagaaaggaagaggaggagccagtatgctgagggagagctgagaaggggaggagaaagtaaggactacctgaaattagagaagtcaatgttcataccgctggggtgcagactgcccaagtggaatatgaggagctgctcctccaatttacggtggtcctcattctggccatggaggaggcccaggacagaaaggtcagattcggaatgggagggggagttgaagtgctgagccaccgggagatcaggttggttattgcggaccgagcggaggtgttgggcgaaacgatcgccaagcctacgcttggtctcaccgatgtggatcagctgacacctagagcagcggatgcaatagatgaggttggaggaggtgcaggtgaacctctgccacacctggaacgactgcttgggtccttggatggatactcctaataataataataataatacattttatttgtatagcgcttttcaaggactcaaagtcgctttacatggtgagtcaagaacaaaacaaaatagaacagtaagacagagatgcaaagcggagggggacatgggactaagggtatgcggaggtgaagagatggggcttgaggcgggactggaagagggtgagggactcagaagttcggatcaattgtgggagggagttccagagcctgggagctgccctggagaaggctctgtctccaaaagtgcagaagttggatttcagaatggaaaggagaccggctgaaatggatctgagggaccgtgagggttggtagggggagaggaggtcagtgagataagggggggggccaagtggttgagggctttgtaggtgaggaccaggattttgtagatgatccggtgggaaatgggaagccagtgaagttctttgaggactggggtgatgtggtgccaggatttggtgtgggtaatgagttgggcggctgcattctggaccagttgaagtcggttgatgttgctggaattaatgccaaagagaagaaagttacagtagtccagtcgggaggagatgaaggcatggatgagtctttcagcagcggggggtgtgagagagggtctgagtttggcaatgttgcggaggtgaaaaaatgatgttttgacaacatggcgaaATCCTGTCCTGattcactctctcctcccctgaaGGTGTAGACCATCAGTGATATTTCTCCCTTCACTCAGCCTTGGAATTTGGAACGgggtgacacaaaaagctggattaactcagcgggtcaggctgcatccctggagagaaggaataggtgacctttgtggtcgagacccatcttcagactgagagtctggggagaggtatagacggtgatatagagagatatagaacgtgaatgaaagatatgcaaaaaagtaacgctgAGAAAGGCAACAGGCCATTGTTCTCACCGAGGGCTGGGTGAAAAtgtgttacagacaatgaaactcaacaagatgactgaaACTAGTCCAATTACTTGGGTtggggagggtcagagagagagaggggatgcaggggttacttgaagttagagaaatcaagagtcataccactgggttgaaagctgcccaagcgaaacatgagttgctgttcctccaaaccagcatctgcagttcattcctactacAAGGAAATTGGCATATTTAGTTttgtgaagtttagtttagtttagtttagtggcctcggtaaaaattggaaattgtccctagtgttgtcCCTGGGATAGTGCGAGTGCACAGGGGATCACTGGGaggtgtggactcggcgggccgaagggcctgtttctatcctgtatctctaaacttaaagggtgtcacggtggtacagcggtagagttgctgccttacggctccagagatcccaggttcgatcctgactgggtgctggctggactgagtttgtacgttctccctgtgaccgcgtgggttttctccaggagctccggtttcctcccacactccaaagacgtgcgggtttgtaggttaattggctttggtaaaattgtcaatggTCCCTAGAGTGTAAgacagtgtcagtgtgcggggatcactggacgatgtgggctcggtgggcagaaggggctgtttccgcgctgtatctctaacgcctAAAGTCTAACCGAGCTCAAAATCATTTAACTATAGTTCCACAGGACCAGAGGGGATTAGAGGGAAAGTTGATTGCCTAAAC
Protein-coding regions in this window:
- the LOC116969683 gene encoding E3 ubiquitin-protein ligase RNF220-like, with product SPPVKEEVDSPRGSPLSIDGGHHLERQQTFQQVRINRESRRNARAKRCKRPRPSDEEQVAGPFPKDPRFPDAEEDGYPGNQHAENSWPSVERSNVQAFPGLRGSSSHLAPGLTSRDSEGDVDTDGDELPLSSKLKCPAAGRVEGQAHTLMEAQDKDSPTLRTASSDEDEGVTSEFLKARISELTHRLLRRENYRCHVCMASYSVPLASIQCWHIHCEECWLRTLGSKKLCPQCNAITSPHDLRRIYL